In Streptomyces griseiscabiei, a single genomic region encodes these proteins:
- a CDS encoding sortase, with translation MPRTTSTSESNDAPASRESASTRSGRHRLTIAAVAATGLTFAALLWAQHCQGSDASTPAVSKSSAAPSVAASSAAAQTPDPLTDSATPDDGDAKKGDNTGKSRVAAARTLSEWNADNPAATGEHAVGGKAGSGPGGRIGEVLRIPALGKDWAQPVYDGVGDKQLRAGVGHFPTTEQPGQIGNFALAGHRSGVADPAFRNIDRIKTGALIQVTTAHRITYTYTVTRVHTVAPTDVDVIAQVPGRPDATPTKAKLTLVTCWPATGHSRRVVVEADLASAKGGA, from the coding sequence ATGCCCCGCACCACCAGCACCTCCGAGTCCAACGACGCCCCTGCCTCCCGCGAGTCCGCCTCCACCCGTTCCGGCCGGCACCGCCTCACGATCGCTGCGGTGGCCGCCACGGGCCTCACGTTCGCCGCCCTGCTGTGGGCGCAGCACTGCCAGGGCTCCGACGCCAGCACCCCGGCCGTCTCGAAGTCCTCCGCCGCACCCTCGGTCGCCGCGTCCTCGGCCGCCGCACAGACCCCCGACCCGCTGACCGACTCCGCCACGCCCGACGACGGGGATGCGAAGAAGGGGGACAACACCGGCAAGTCCCGTGTGGCCGCCGCCCGCACTCTCTCCGAGTGGAATGCCGACAACCCGGCCGCCACCGGCGAGCACGCGGTGGGCGGGAAGGCCGGAAGCGGCCCCGGCGGCCGCATCGGCGAGGTTCTGCGCATCCCCGCCCTCGGCAAGGACTGGGCCCAGCCCGTCTACGACGGCGTCGGCGACAAGCAGCTGCGCGCCGGTGTCGGCCACTTCCCGACCACCGAACAGCCGGGCCAGATCGGGAACTTCGCGCTGGCCGGCCACCGCTCCGGCGTTGCTGATCCAGCCTTCCGCAACATCGACCGCATCAAGACCGGCGCCCTGATCCAGGTGACCACGGCGCACAGGATCACCTACACCTACACCGTCACCCGCGTGCACACCGTCGCTCCGACCGACGTTGACGTTATCGCCCAGGTCCCCGGCCGCCCCGACGCTACCCCCACCAAGGCGAAGCTCACCCTCGTCACCTGCTGGCCGGCCACCGGCCACTCCAGGAGGGTTGTCGTCGAAGCCGACCTCGCCTCCGCCAAGGGCGGTGCCTAG
- a CDS encoding helix-turn-helix domain-containing protein, with the protein MSTTDGRIAPNGEAWLEAVYWFYKYGPYAAARPHGPKKFGGTTLRMAKAIAHLTECRPSVGNLVEWLKISERTVKYHLAMLRESGLLTYRSKGTRVSGSGGRASEFVRTIPQVFDDAAGLRTGPSDKLIRAVHGFSPEKTPLLQELHAAARPPRRRKRTKRSNRRSGRTPSATSSCTPMVVSTSSSSTAGDTSSPSESKLASGQHKSPSPKKPTRRKLNTIGRRYQLAAELIQQVGWLHRAAVPRIAWIVRHVADAGWSTAEVIAVIGLEAPARRVHRPSGFLANRLKGAHLLYDTPAKRTAILDHWRDSRHAEHDRHAEWWEGDCRRPTSRAVAREVDAVFAQLQQPDAPGPDERELAVGDDGLVALEQLTRDEVIELRAAALKDPALIRATVRTCGETYARRLFTSSLVDQVQRLTRLGRTVVHGWRPA; encoded by the coding sequence ATGTCCACGACCGACGGACGCATCGCGCCGAACGGCGAGGCATGGCTCGAAGCCGTCTACTGGTTCTACAAGTACGGCCCCTACGCGGCCGCGCGCCCCCACGGGCCGAAGAAGTTCGGCGGCACCACCCTGCGCATGGCGAAGGCGATCGCTCACCTCACCGAGTGCCGCCCCAGCGTCGGCAACCTCGTCGAGTGGCTCAAGATCTCCGAGCGCACGGTCAAGTACCACCTCGCCATGCTCCGGGAGAGCGGCCTCCTCACTTATCGCTCCAAGGGCACCCGCGTCTCCGGCTCCGGCGGGCGGGCCAGCGAGTTCGTACGCACCATCCCCCAGGTCTTCGACGACGCCGCAGGGCTGCGCACCGGGCCCTCGGACAAGCTCATCCGCGCCGTGCACGGCTTCTCCCCGGAGAAGACGCCGCTGCTCCAGGAGCTCCACGCAGCCGCCCGCCCACCCCGTCGCAGGAAGCGGACAAAGCGGTCCAACCGCCGTTCGGGTAGGACCCCTTCGGCGACCTCGTCTTGCACCCCAATGGTGGTTAGTACTTCTAGTTCTTCTACTGCGGGTGATACCTCCTCTCCCTCTGAGAGCAAGCTCGCCAGCGGGCAGCACAAGTCCCCCTCCCCGAAGAAGCCCACCCGCCGCAAGCTCAACACCATCGGCCGCCGCTACCAGCTCGCCGCCGAGCTCATCCAGCAGGTCGGCTGGCTCCACCGCGCTGCCGTCCCGCGGATCGCCTGGATCGTGCGGCACGTCGCCGACGCCGGATGGAGCACCGCCGAGGTCATCGCCGTCATCGGCCTCGAAGCCCCGGCCCGCCGTGTCCACCGTCCCTCCGGCTTCCTCGCCAACCGCCTCAAGGGCGCCCACCTGCTGTACGACACGCCCGCCAAGCGGACCGCGATCCTCGACCACTGGCGGGACTCACGCCACGCCGAGCACGACCGGCACGCCGAATGGTGGGAGGGCGACTGCCGCCGGCCCACCAGCCGCGCCGTGGCGCGCGAGGTCGATGCCGTCTTCGCCCAGCTGCAGCAGCCGGACGCCCCGGGGCCCGACGAGCGTGAACTCGCCGTCGGCGACGACGGTCTGGTCGCCCTCGAGCAGCTCACCCGCGACGAGGTCATCGAACTGCGCGCCGCCGCGCTCAAGGACCCCGCCCTCATCCGCGCCACCGTCCGCACCTGCGGCGAGACCTACGCCCGGCGCCTGTTCACCTCCTCCCTCGTCGACCAGGTCCAGCGCCTCACCCGCCTCGGCCGCACCGTCGTCCACGGTTGGAGGCCGGCGTGA
- a CDS encoding DciA family protein translates to MSTDEPTGVDLARVALAAAKKAAKERGATTSPKRTPKRRPSARRDGRDPLGLGGALAQLVAERGWETPAAGGSVMDQWQTIATPEVADQLRAVAFDKDTGRLDLAPATHAWATQARLISAQLIRQANAAVGTEAVRQIRVLPVGSRAARTSAPAEPTPAPAEAAPSGEIRTRENASAGYQRARASMATTPAAPPEGPVRTREDGCDGYQQVRALLKSTSAPTTAGQTPVRTRDDGCDGYRQALAQVGAPVPARGTADASVRTRETASTGFQLTRRALLEGKSRGRARPT, encoded by the coding sequence GTGAGCACCGACGAGCCCACGGGCGTGGACCTCGCACGCGTCGCCCTGGCCGCTGCGAAGAAGGCCGCCAAGGAGCGCGGCGCCACCACGTCGCCCAAGCGGACCCCGAAGCGTCGGCCGTCTGCCCGCCGCGACGGCCGCGACCCCTTGGGGCTCGGCGGCGCCCTGGCCCAGCTCGTCGCCGAGCGCGGCTGGGAGACCCCTGCGGCCGGCGGGTCCGTGATGGACCAGTGGCAGACGATCGCCACGCCGGAGGTCGCCGACCAGCTGCGGGCCGTGGCCTTCGACAAGGACACCGGACGGCTCGACCTCGCCCCGGCCACCCACGCCTGGGCGACGCAGGCCCGCCTGATCAGCGCCCAGCTCATCCGCCAGGCCAACGCCGCGGTCGGCACCGAAGCGGTCCGCCAGATCCGGGTCCTCCCGGTCGGCTCGCGGGCCGCACGGACCTCGGCGCCCGCCGAGCCCACCCCCGCGCCCGCCGAGGCGGCCCCGAGCGGTGAGATCCGCACCCGGGAGAACGCCTCGGCCGGCTACCAGCGCGCGCGGGCCTCGATGGCGACCACCCCCGCAGCCCCGCCCGAAGGGCCGGTCCGCACCCGCGAGGACGGATGCGACGGCTACCAGCAGGTCCGTGCCCTGCTGAAGAGCACGTCCGCTCCCACCACCGCCGGCCAGACGCCGGTCCGCACCCGGGACGACGGATGCGACGGCTACCGCCAGGCGCTCGCCCAGGTCGGCGCCCCCGTCCCCGCCCGCGGTACGGCAGACGCGTCTGTCCGTACCCGCGAGACGGCCTCCACCGGATTCCAGCTCACCCGACGCGCGCTCCTGGAGGGCAAGAGCCGCGGCCGGGCCCGTCCCACATGA
- a CDS encoding WhiB family transcriptional regulator — MSSPTLAYPEAATPCADADPEIFHDDAKASVARRLCAGCPLAAHCRTQARDNREWGTWGGETSAERAAAGHPPAGWRGRGHKTHLKPCGTPAAYRRHLRAGQDPCRPCKTAEYCRRAEGKAARDRAGRTT; from the coding sequence ATGAGCAGCCCGACCCTCGCCTATCCGGAAGCCGCCACCCCCTGCGCGGATGCCGACCCCGAGATCTTCCACGACGACGCCAAGGCATCCGTCGCCAGAAGGCTGTGCGCCGGCTGCCCGCTCGCCGCCCACTGCCGCACGCAGGCCCGCGACAACCGGGAGTGGGGGACCTGGGGCGGAGAGACCAGCGCAGAACGTGCCGCGGCCGGCCACCCGCCGGCCGGCTGGCGCGGACGCGGCCACAAGACCCACCTCAAGCCCTGCGGGACCCCCGCTGCCTACCGCCGCCACCTGCGGGCCGGCCAGGACCCCTGCCGGCCCTGCAAAACCGCCGAGTACTGCCGCCGCGCCGAAGGCAAAGCCGCCCGCGACCGTGCCGGCCGGACCACCTGA
- a CDS encoding GNAT family N-acetyltransferase, whose protein sequence is MTPSPAERTSEPEPPFTTRRADLGDLARVNALHHRCSLDTRYARYASGRRELKMSEFARLVHPAAGTSWITTLRDDRETAVAVTHLLKTRTQGVFELAVLVGDPWQGRGLGSWLTDYALHSAMADPRCDAVVAMFGATNRRALRILRRRDVTVPTASAGVIDVTLPLPERS, encoded by the coding sequence ATGACGCCATCCCCGGCTGAGCGGACCTCGGAGCCCGAGCCGCCATTCACCACCCGCCGGGCGGACCTGGGGGACCTCGCCCGGGTGAACGCCCTGCACCACCGCTGCTCGCTCGACACCCGCTATGCCCGATACGCCTCGGGGCGCCGGGAGTTGAAGATGTCCGAGTTCGCCAGGCTCGTCCACCCCGCCGCAGGCACCAGCTGGATCACCACACTGCGCGACGACCGCGAGACCGCCGTCGCCGTCACGCACCTGCTGAAGACGCGCACCCAAGGCGTCTTCGAGCTCGCCGTCCTGGTCGGCGACCCGTGGCAGGGCCGGGGCCTGGGCTCCTGGCTCACCGACTACGCCCTCCACTCGGCGATGGCCGACCCCCGCTGCGACGCCGTCGTGGCGATGTTCGGCGCCACCAACAGGCGCGCCCTGCGCATCCTGCGCCGCCGCGATGTCACCGTCCCCACCGCCAGCGCCGGCGTCATCGACGTCACCCTTCCCCTGCCCGAACGGAGTTGA
- a CDS encoding alpha/beta fold hydrolase: MAPLPTPHTELHRPDGARLALYVDGPSDPDLVLVMAHGWQAAASVWNEHVRHFPRPRTRIVRYDQRGHGNSTGGRALPSIPLLADDLKAVIAATAPGRLPVLLAGHSMGGMAVLALAAQHPHLIGDKVTAVLLAATTGGGLDLWGPQHPPLKRLVGLTRHVMAAACIHAPLPAHRIRELVRPRPYAQPPIDHAARWFKALMRHDVADQLDALRRIPVHILVGENDQTIPPIHALRLAAQISTSQLHVVAGGGHRLPTQHPEEFLAVLERACADALPPAGRWHRRISRRERARPSTSVTGARTADSRAS; encoded by the coding sequence ATGGCACCGCTTCCCACGCCCCACACCGAGCTCCACCGACCCGATGGCGCCCGCCTCGCCCTCTACGTCGACGGGCCCAGCGACCCCGACCTCGTCCTGGTCATGGCCCACGGATGGCAGGCAGCCGCATCCGTCTGGAACGAGCACGTCCGCCACTTCCCGCGGCCGCGCACCCGCATCGTCCGCTACGACCAGCGCGGGCACGGCAACTCCACCGGCGGCAGAGCCCTGCCGTCCATCCCGCTGCTCGCCGACGACCTCAAGGCCGTCATCGCCGCCACCGCCCCCGGCCGGCTGCCCGTCCTGCTGGCCGGGCACTCCATGGGTGGCATGGCCGTCCTCGCGCTCGCCGCCCAGCACCCGCACCTCATCGGCGACAAGGTCACCGCCGTCCTCCTCGCCGCGACCACCGGCGGCGGCCTCGACCTCTGGGGCCCCCAACACCCGCCGCTGAAGCGCCTGGTCGGGCTCACCCGCCACGTCATGGCCGCGGCATGCATCCACGCCCCGCTGCCGGCCCACCGCATCCGCGAACTCGTCCGTCCGCGCCCCTACGCCCAGCCGCCGATCGACCACGCCGCCCGCTGGTTCAAGGCCCTCATGCGGCACGACGTCGCCGACCAGCTCGACGCCCTCCGGCGCATCCCGGTCCACATCCTCGTCGGAGAGAACGACCAGACCATCCCGCCCATCCACGCGTTGCGGCTCGCCGCGCAGATCTCCACTTCGCAGCTCCACGTCGTCGCCGGCGGCGGACACCGGCTGCCCACGCAGCACCCCGAGGAGTTCCTTGCCGTACTGGAGCGGGCCTGCGCCGACGCACTGCCCCCCGCCGGCCGCTGGCATCGCCGGATCAGCCGCCGGGAACGCGCGCGACCGTCGACATCGGTGACTGGAGCCCGTACGGCAGACTCACGAGCCAGCTGA
- a CDS encoding GNAT family N-acetyltransferase, whose amino-acid sequence MNIVDVALDSIWPAELRTDRLLLRPVTPQDADVVRELLTDVRVRAYLGGPASPERVAARQAAYPQTPGAWAIVRVADGRAVGLASIGADPRCEGRAEVSYQLLPSAWGGGLGREAVGAVVSWWTATVPDGGPVVAVTQATNARSRRLLESLGMILVDQLDEHGSQQCVYTPGGDQDDSDLRWLRLTASHLDVVERRRGAQARATAAGRRLPEDLTILTAEAASLLCPARHGTYGRICAREAGHMPALHLGRASDGGWIAWLEDFPV is encoded by the coding sequence ATGAACATCGTCGACGTCGCCCTGGACAGCATCTGGCCCGCTGAACTGCGCACCGACCGGCTGCTCCTGCGACCGGTCACCCCCCAGGACGCCGACGTCGTCCGCGAGCTGCTGACCGACGTAAGGGTCCGCGCCTACCTGGGCGGCCCCGCGTCCCCCGAGCGCGTCGCCGCCCGCCAGGCCGCGTACCCGCAGACGCCCGGTGCCTGGGCCATCGTCCGAGTCGCCGACGGCCGAGCGGTCGGACTGGCGAGCATCGGCGCCGACCCGCGGTGCGAAGGCCGGGCCGAAGTCTCCTACCAGCTCCTGCCCTCCGCCTGGGGCGGCGGCCTGGGACGGGAGGCGGTCGGCGCCGTCGTCAGCTGGTGGACAGCGACGGTGCCCGACGGCGGTCCGGTCGTCGCCGTCACCCAGGCGACCAACGCCCGCTCGCGCCGTCTACTGGAGTCGCTCGGCATGATCCTCGTCGACCAGCTTGACGAGCACGGATCCCAGCAGTGCGTCTATACCCCCGGTGGCGATCAGGACGACTCCGACCTGCGCTGGCTCCGCCTGACCGCCTCACACCTGGACGTGGTCGAGCGCCGCCGTGGCGCGCAGGCCCGCGCCACCGCCGCAGGACGGCGCCTTCCGGAGGACCTCACCATCCTCACTGCCGAAGCAGCGTCCCTGCTCTGCCCCGCTCGCCACGGGACCTACGGCCGGATCTGCGCCCGCGAGGCCGGGCACATGCCGGCCCTCCATCTCGGCCGGGCGTCCGACGGTGGCTGGATCGCCTGGCTGGAGGACTTTCCTGTGTGA
- a CDS encoding ATP-dependent DNA ligase, producing MEFPVAVALAQAVPELPAGRGWWFEPKLDGHRTILWCEAGRVRLQSRSGRDVSAVWADLARAGQRLPVGTVLDGEAVVYVDGRVDFGAAQARAASSPARAAQLAARHPASFAAWDILVHSELGDVRSRPYVERRALLLDVLQDVGPPLQAVPATDDRETALVWYEALRPQGVEGLVAKHAASPYRASRIWRKVRHAETVDVDVVGFTGSRARPRALAVRLPEGPTVLSQPVSAPVARAVAVRLAGAGPGRSARTASGAAYSAVETGLVAEVLAGTTRHGVVTVTRLR from the coding sequence GTGGAGTTCCCCGTGGCGGTGGCGCTCGCCCAGGCCGTGCCGGAGCTGCCGGCGGGCCGGGGCTGGTGGTTCGAGCCGAAACTGGACGGGCACAGAACGATCTTGTGGTGCGAGGCGGGCAGGGTGCGGCTGCAGTCCCGATCAGGACGGGACGTGAGCGCGGTCTGGGCTGACCTGGCGCGCGCCGGCCAGCGGCTCCCGGTCGGGACGGTCCTGGACGGCGAAGCCGTCGTCTACGTCGACGGCCGCGTCGACTTCGGGGCGGCCCAGGCGCGCGCCGCGTCCTCCCCCGCCCGCGCCGCGCAGCTGGCGGCCCGGCATCCCGCCTCGTTCGCCGCCTGGGACATCCTGGTCCACTCCGAGCTCGGGGACGTCCGGTCCCGCCCCTACGTGGAACGCCGGGCGCTGCTCCTGGACGTCCTGCAGGACGTGGGCCCGCCGTTGCAGGCTGTGCCGGCGACGGACGACCGCGAGACCGCACTGGTCTGGTACGAGGCGCTGCGCCCGCAGGGTGTGGAGGGCCTGGTCGCCAAGCACGCCGCTTCGCCGTACCGGGCGTCGAGGATCTGGCGGAAGGTGCGTCACGCGGAGACGGTGGACGTGGACGTCGTCGGCTTCACCGGTTCCCGCGCGCGGCCGCGGGCTCTGGCCGTGCGGCTGCCGGAGGGGCCGACGGTCCTGTCTCAGCCGGTGAGCGCGCCGGTAGCGCGCGCGGTGGCGGTGCGGCTGGCCGGTGCGGGCCCCGGGCGGTCCGCGCGTACGGCGTCCGGGGCGGCGTACAGCGCGGTGGAGACCGGGCTGGTCGCCGAGGTCCTGGCGGGTACCACGCGCCATGGGGTGGTGACGGTGACCCGGCTGCGGTGA
- a CDS encoding 3'-5' exonuclease: MTVLMDNLRGTTFVVIDFEALTPAGRPAEPTEVAALALVVRDGRLVEDGRFESLIQPSAEVPITPRDLVHGMSEAALRRAPGPAAVLAGLDQCLTAPPYRLVAQHASTEAGLTARQRQHCPVLGSTPFLNTLKMAKQVIRGMSSYGLDALLRYYGIAQPPGRHRAMPDVEVTADLFGRLLRDGAVAGHWSTLLDLDAAAGLRPKPETSVDVSVQESLFGVQET; encoded by the coding sequence ATGACGGTGCTGATGGACAACCTGCGCGGCACGACCTTCGTCGTGATCGACTTCGAGGCGCTCACGCCGGCGGGCCGACCGGCCGAACCCACCGAGGTCGCGGCCCTCGCCTTGGTCGTCCGCGACGGCCGGCTGGTCGAGGACGGCCGTTTCGAGTCCTTGATCCAGCCGTCGGCGGAAGTGCCGATCACCCCGCGGGACCTGGTCCACGGTATGAGCGAAGCCGCCCTGCGCCGCGCCCCCGGACCAGCCGCGGTACTCGCCGGGCTCGACCAGTGCCTGACCGCTCCGCCCTACCGGCTCGTGGCCCAGCACGCCTCGACCGAGGCAGGGCTGACCGCCCGCCAGCGCCAGCACTGCCCCGTCCTCGGTTCCACCCCGTTCCTGAACACCCTCAAGATGGCCAAGCAGGTCATCCGCGGCATGTCCTCGTACGGGCTGGACGCACTGCTGCGCTACTACGGCATTGCCCAGCCGCCCGGCCGGCACCGGGCGATGCCGGATGTCGAGGTCACCGCCGACCTGTTCGGACGGCTGCTCCGCGACGGAGCTGTCGCCGGCCACTGGTCCACGCTGCTCGACCTCGATGCCGCTGCCGGCCTTCGGCCGAAGCCGGAGACGTCCGTCGACGTCTCGGTACAGGAAAGCCTCTTCGGCGTCCAGGAGACGTAG
- a CDS encoding lysophospholipid acyltransferase family protein: MLSRIADLLVPAVGRLSVTADPRAELAPGSIIAANHTSLADPAIVIAALRRLGAEPVIMAAAGLWRVPLLGRALAREGHVPVIRGDRRAADALDVAADALEQGRMILIYAEGGLPRRRDAAEAAPETFRSGLARLAARTGAPVVPVGQAGARRVTSGSTNKQLAGLATAPLRRPELHVHVGAPLALTGDRTVQTARARTAVTTAWRTAAAHLGEPAALAA; the protein is encoded by the coding sequence ATGCTCAGCCGCATCGCCGACCTTCTGGTCCCCGCCGTCGGCCGCCTGTCAGTGACCGCCGACCCGCGCGCCGAGCTGGCTCCGGGCAGCATCATCGCCGCGAACCACACCTCCCTCGCCGACCCCGCCATCGTCATCGCCGCCCTTCGCCGCCTCGGCGCCGAGCCAGTCATCATGGCCGCCGCCGGGCTGTGGCGCGTCCCACTGCTTGGCCGCGCCCTCGCCCGGGAAGGGCACGTCCCCGTCATCCGCGGGGACCGGCGCGCCGCGGACGCACTGGATGTAGCAGCCGACGCCCTGGAGCAGGGACGGATGATCCTCATCTACGCCGAGGGAGGGCTCCCCCGACGCCGGGACGCCGCGGAAGCCGCCCCCGAGACCTTCCGCAGTGGCCTGGCCCGGCTCGCCGCGCGCACCGGTGCCCCCGTCGTTCCCGTCGGCCAGGCCGGGGCCCGCCGGGTCACCTCGGGCAGCACCAACAAGCAGCTCGCAGGCCTTGCCACCGCGCCCTTGCGCCGGCCGGAACTGCATGTCCATGTGGGTGCACCCCTCGCGCTGACCGGCGACCGCACCGTACAGACGGCGCGGGCCCGGACCGCGGTGACCACGGCGTGGCGGACGGCGGCCGCCCACCTGGGAGAGCCCGCCGCGCTCGCCGCGTAG